A section of the Paramisgurnus dabryanus chromosome 4, PD_genome_1.1, whole genome shotgun sequence genome encodes:
- the hgsnat gene encoding heparan-alpha-glucosaminide N-acetyltransferase encodes MLQMKASKIFTSKDDRDKKEGKSDVMASEGEYRWNIWAFVVLLLAVSAAHVTNASRLHRKISVLKMDEATLSVMNEIKDEMILFVLSDHCYQCLPQPLGLIPGRLDDGPPTTVGFTVGTQHALTLQLNSTPVNQELCKVHFHFGEQGNYSLWVKNLNESSQVSCNIVTDTGPVNSFLPILFAFLIFAGLAASFAIWRIVKSLDAVRNLLLRLGSAMEAERLINSELGSPNRLSDNSTESIIPATAGRRLRSLDTFRGLSLVIMVFVNYGGGRYWFFRHESWNGLTIADLVFPWFVFIMGTSIGLSLSGSLRRGVGRTHLLRKIFWRSLQLFLIGVIIINPNYCQGPLSWDSLRIPGVLQRLGFTYLVVAALDLAVAQNRLTNVSNESCWYSLHDIFLYWPAWLCVIAFEIVWLCLTFLLPVPGCPTGYLGPGGIGNFGQYPNCTGGAAGYIDRWLLGDNHIYQTPSVRVVYQSPVPFDPEGVLGSINSILMAFLGLQAGKILLHYRDQHRQIMTRFLMWAFLLGILSAVLTKCSTNKGFIPVNKNLWSLSYVTTLSCFAFVLLMVFYYMVDVKKWWSGMPFFYPGMNSILVYVGHEVFEEYFPFRWKMANSQSHAEHLTQNLLATSIWVLIAYLLYRKKIFWKI; translated from the exons ATGCTCCAAATGAAAGCAAGCAAAATCTTCACATCTAAAGACGACAGAGACAAGAAGGAAGGAAAATCTGATGTTATGGCATCTGAAGGGGAATATAGATGGAATATTTGGGCTTTTGTTGTGCTTCTGTTAGCTGTAAGCGCAGCTCACGTGACAAATG CATCTCGCCTTCATCGCAAGATATCCGTATTGAAAATGGATGAGGCAACGCTGTCGGTCATGAATGAAATCAAGGATGAGATGATTCTCTTTGTGCTTTCTGATCACTGTTACCAG TGTTTACCCCAGCCACTGGGACTAATACCTGGACGGCTGGATGATGGGCCCCCTACTACTGTGGGATTCACTGTTGGTACCCAGCACGCTCTGACATTGCAGCTTAACAGCACACCTGTCAACCAAGAGCTATGCAA GGTTCACTTTCACTTTGGGGAGCAGGGGAACTATTCTCTTTGGGTGAAGAACCTTAATGAATCATCGCAGGTTAGCTGTAATATAGTGACTGATACTGGGCCTGTCAACAGCTTCCTGC ccATTTTGTTTGCTTTTCTGATATTTGCTGGATTGGCTGCATCATTTGCTATATGGAGAATAGTTAAAAG TCTGGATGCTGTGAGGAATTTACTTCTTCGCTTGGGGAGCGCAATGGAGGCGGAGAGACTGATAAATTCG GAACTCGGCAGTCCTAACAGATTATCTGACAACTCGACGGAGTCGATAATTCCAGCAACCGCAGGGCGGAGGCTTCGCTCTTTGGACACTTTCCGTGG CCTGTCTTTGGTCATTATGGTGTTTGTCAACTATGGAGGTGGACGCTATTGGTTCTTCAGACATGAGAGTTGGAATG GTCTCACCATAGCTGATCTTGTGTTTCCTTG GTTTGTGTTCATTATGGGAACATCTATCGGCCTGTCCTTGAGCGGATCATTGCGCAGAGGCGTTGGGCGCACTCATCTGCTGAGGAAGATTTTCTGGAGGAGCCTACAACTCTTTCTCATTGGAGTGATTATCATCAATCCAAACTACTGCCAAGGACCTT TGTCTTGGGACTCGCTGCGCATTCCCGGTGTATTACAGCGCCTCGGCTTTACATATCTTGTCGTTGCTGCTTTGGATCTTGCAGTTGCCCAGAACCGTCTCACAAATGTGTCAAAT GAATCATGCTGGTACTCTCTGCATGATATCTTTCTCTACTGGCCCGCATGGCTATGTGTGATTGCCTTTGAGATAGTGTGGTTGTGTTTGACATTCCTTCTTCCAGTGCCGGGCTGCCCAAC TGGTTATTTGGGTCCAGGTGGTATTGGCAACTTTGGCCAGTATCCAAACTGTACCGGGGGAGCCGCAGGTTACATCGATCGCTGGTTACTCGGAGACAACCATATTTACCAAACACCTTCAGTACGG GTTGTTTATCAGTCTCCCGTGCCATTTGACCCAGAAGGAGTTTTGGGAAGCATCAACTCCATATTGATGGCTTTTTTGGGTCTTCAG gcaGGAAAAATTCTTCTGCATTACAGAGACCAGCACAGACAAATAATGACACGATTTTTGATGTGGGCATTCCTGCTG GGGATCCTGTCGGCTGTGTTGACTAAATGCTCCACCAACAAAGGGTTTATTCCTGTCAATAAAAACCTATG GTCTTTGTCCTATGTGACCACTCTTAGCTGTTTTGCCTTTGTGCTTCTCATGGTCTTTTACTACATGGTGGATGTCAAGAAGTGGTGGTCTGGAATGCCCTTCTTTTACCCTG GTATGAATTCAATCTTGGTGTACGTGGGTCATGAGGTGTTTGAAGAGTACTTCCCCTTTCGCTGGAAaatggccaacagccaatcacacgCTGAGCACCTGACGCAGAACCTCCTGGCCACCTCTATATGGGTACTCATTGCCTACCTGCTCTACAGAAAGAAGATCTTCTGGAAGATTTAA
- the pi4k2b gene encoding phosphatidylinositol 4-kinase type 2-beta has protein sequence MMAEYDPTEGEPGKGGGDLTPETNFLPSDVPAVLFEKTRPLPSLGLSLNPGAAVRISDSAESVLTELEADGSGEEALLLPGPAGNLSPRAGREKRTRRNRRSSSSDNLASPGYSSGEFNHFPEDPEFGEIIQRAEQAIENGVFPERISQGSSGSYFVKDPKGKIIGVFKPKSEEPYGHLNPKWTKYFHKVCCPCCFGRGCLIPNQGYLSEAAASLVDQKLGLGIVPKTKVVSLASETFHYSAIDRAKSRGKKYALEKVPQVGRRFHRVGLPPKVGSFQLFVEGYHEADYWLRKFEAEPLPENMRKQLQSQFERLVVLDYVIRNTDRGNDNWLIKYEKPGDGELAEKESDWTDSKDSAIKIAAIDNGLAFPFKHPDEWRAYPFLWAWLPQAKVSFSEETRDLVLSRISDMNFVQDLCEDLYEMFKPDKGFDKTMFEKQMSVMRGQILNLTQALKDGKSPIQLVQMPRVVVERSRGGGQGRVVQLGNAFTQTFHCKRPFFTSW, from the exons ATGATGGCAGAGTACGATCCCACCGAAGGCGAGCCGGGGAAAGGCGGTGGAGATTTAACACCGGAGACGAACTTTCTCCCGTCGGATGTGCCCGCGGTGTTATTTGAAAAGACCCGGCCCTTGCCGTCACTAGGACTGTCGCTTAACCCCGGTGCAGCTGTCCGCATCTCGGACTCGGCGGAAAGCGTGCTGACAGAGCTGGAGGCGGACGGTTCGGGAGAAGAGGCGCTTCTGTTACCGGGACCGGCAGGAAATCTCTCACCCCGGGCAGGCAGAGAGAAGAGGACGCGGAGGAACAGACGCAGCTCATCTTCTGATAACCTCGCGTCTCCAG GTTATAGCAGTGGAGAATTCAATCATTTCCCAGAGGACCCCGAGTTTGGAGAGATTATTCAAAGGGCGGAGCAGGCCATAGAAAATGGCGTCTTTCCCGAACGTATCTCGCAAGGATCCAGCGGAAGTTACTTTGTCAAGGATCCTAAAGGG AAAATCATCGGTGTATTTAAACCAAAATCAGAGGAGCCTTATGGTCACTTAAACCCTAAATGGACCAAATACTTCCATAAAGTCTGCTGCCCGTGCTGTTTCGGCCGCGGTTGCCTCATCCCCAACCAGGGCTACCTCTCTGAGGCAGCTGCCTCGCTTGTGGACCAAAAACTAGGTTTGGGAATTGTACCCAAAACGAAG GTTGTATCTTTGGCCAGCGAGACATTTCACTATAGTGCCATTGACCGTGCCAAATCCCGTGGTAAGAAATACGCACTGGAGAAGGTCCCCCAAGTCGGTCGACGCTTTCACAGAGTTGGTCTTCCTCCAAAG GTGGGCTCATTTCAGTTGTTTGTAGAGGGCTACCACGAAGCAGACTATTGGCTGAGGAAGTTTGAGGCGGAGCCTCTGCCGGAAAACATGAGGAAACAGCTTCAGTCTCAGTTTGAGAGGCTGGTGGTGTTGGATTATGTCATCAGAAACACTG ACAGAGGAAATGATAACTGGTTGATCAAGTACGAGAAGCCGGGGGATGGAGAATTGGCAGAGAAG GAATCTGACTGGACGGACTCAAAAGATTCAGCCATTAAAATAGCAGCTATAGATAATGGTTTGGCCTTCCCTTTTAAACACCCTGACGAGTGGAGAGCAT ATCCGTTCCTCTGGGCTTGGTTGCCACAGGCCAAAGTGTCATTCTCTGAAGAGACCAGAGACCTTGTGCTCTCACGCATCTCCGACATGAACTTTGTACAGGACCTCTGTGAGGACCTTTATGAGATGTTCAAG CCAGATAAAGGATTCGACAAAACCATGTTTGAGAAACAGATGTCTGTTATGAGAGGACAG ATCCTGAATCTGACCCAAGCTTTGAAGGACGGAAAGAGTCCTATCCAGTTAGTGCAAATGCCCCGTGTGGTGGTGGAGAGGAGTCGTGGAGGAGGTCAGGGTCGTGTGGTTCAGCTTGGCAATGCTTTCACCCAGACTTTTCACTGCAAGAGACCTTTTTTCACCTCCTGGTAA